In Nocardia asteroides, a single genomic region encodes these proteins:
- a CDS encoding adenylate/guanylate cyclase domain-containing protein has translation MIARLMLWALQARWGLAVVVIAANLSGLGVIVTALWLNGFLGRLGPDWRAAVLLVAIYPTIGFLAGVVLAVRDRRTHFGWLDELRKPTPDEARELLGLPISITVRALALWIPGVAIAAVLFSLFADSTNPAVTAAIFTLGAFESSALTFLIVDRLIRPAVPVVAAVLGATMHWSSSVLARVLVTWAVAGAMPMLLLITVLADPVAGAPDRVRTALYLANVGFVVGALATAFLARAVAAPVHTLRLALDRITRGELDVRVPVGSVGEIGRLEHSVNELAASLRDRQRLRDVFGRHVGAEVAERALVARGVDLTGDVRVVSALFVDVTGSVALSTGLPPQEFVAKLNRLLGTVITATEENGGLVNKFEGDAALCVFGAPIALPDNATPALRAARRIRDEVRAAGELDIGIGVARGLVFAGDVGADTRLEFTVIGDAVNRASRLTSEAKRVPRRVLVSADAIEAAAAEERTHWVHHADIQLRGMAEPTPCWTDTER, from the coding sequence GTGATCGCTCGCCTCATGCTGTGGGCGCTGCAGGCCCGCTGGGGGCTCGCCGTCGTCGTGATCGCGGCCAACCTCAGCGGCCTCGGCGTGATCGTCACCGCGCTGTGGCTGAACGGCTTCCTCGGCCGGCTCGGCCCGGACTGGCGGGCGGCGGTGCTGCTGGTCGCGATCTACCCGACCATCGGCTTCCTGGCCGGAGTCGTGCTCGCGGTCCGCGACCGGCGCACGCATTTCGGCTGGCTGGACGAGCTGCGCAAGCCGACCCCGGACGAGGCGCGCGAGCTGCTCGGGCTGCCGATCTCGATCACCGTGCGCGCGCTCGCGCTGTGGATACCGGGCGTGGCGATCGCGGCGGTGCTCTTCTCGCTCTTCGCCGACAGCACCAACCCGGCGGTCACCGCCGCGATCTTCACGCTCGGCGCCTTCGAATCGTCGGCGCTGACCTTCCTGATCGTGGACCGGCTGATCCGGCCCGCCGTCCCGGTGGTGGCGGCGGTGCTCGGCGCGACCATGCACTGGAGCTCCTCGGTGCTGGCGCGGGTGCTCGTCACCTGGGCGGTGGCCGGTGCCATGCCGATGCTGCTGCTCATCACGGTGCTCGCCGACCCGGTCGCGGGGGCACCGGACCGGGTGCGCACCGCCCTCTACCTCGCCAACGTCGGCTTCGTGGTCGGCGCGCTCGCGACCGCTTTCCTGGCGCGGGCGGTGGCCGCGCCGGTGCACACGCTGCGGCTCGCGCTGGACCGGATCACCCGCGGCGAGCTGGACGTCCGGGTGCCGGTCGGCAGCGTCGGCGAGATCGGCAGGCTGGAGCACTCGGTGAACGAGCTCGCGGCCAGCCTGCGCGACCGGCAGCGGCTGCGGGACGTGTTCGGGCGGCACGTCGGCGCCGAGGTCGCGGAGCGGGCGCTGGTGGCGCGCGGCGTCGACCTGACCGGGGACGTCCGGGTGGTCTCGGCGCTGTTCGTCGACGTCACCGGCTCGGTGGCGCTCTCCACCGGGCTGCCGCCGCAGGAGTTCGTCGCCAAGCTGAACCGGCTGCTCGGCACCGTGATCACCGCGACCGAGGAGAACGGCGGGCTGGTCAACAAGTTCGAGGGGGACGCGGCGCTCTGCGTCTTCGGGGCGCCGATCGCGCTGCCGGACAACGCGACGCCCGCGCTGCGCGCCGCCCGGCGGATCCGGGACGAGGTGCGGGCCGCCGGGGAGCTGGATATCGGGATCGGGGTGGCGCGGGGGCTGGTCTTCGCCGGGGACGTCGGAGCCGATACCCGGCTGGAGTTCACCGTGATCGGGGATGCGGTGAATCGGGCGTCGCGGCTCACCAGCGAGGCCAAGCGGGTGCCGCGGCGGGTGCTGGTGAGCGCGGATGCGATCGAGGCCGCGGCGGCCGAGGAGCGGACGCACTGGGTGCACCACGCGGATATTCAGCTGCGCGGTATGGCCGAGCCGACGCCGTGCTGGACGGATACCGAGCGGTGA
- a CDS encoding isoprenyl transferase, whose product MVSRRRVTRVELGSQVRGLPYRLYESRLSKQLAGKEHPRHVAVMCDGNRRWARENGFTDVRHGHRVGALKIAELVGWCADEGIEMVTVYLLSTENLRRDPEELETLFEVITDVVEELADPEQDWSVRLIGSLDGFPELIAKRLNTAAERTIGKPGVHVNVAVGYGGRQEITDAVRSLVRQEIAAGETGEDLVQSITVPAIGQHLYTSGQPDPDLVIRTSGEQRLSGFLLWQSAYSEIWFTEAYWPEFRRVDFLRALRDFAARHRRFGI is encoded by the coding sequence ATGGTCTCGAGGCGTAGGGTGACCCGGGTGGAGCTTGGAAGTCAGGTGCGGGGGCTGCCCTATCGCCTCTACGAGTCCCGGCTGTCGAAGCAGCTCGCGGGCAAGGAGCACCCCCGGCACGTCGCGGTCATGTGCGATGGCAACCGGCGCTGGGCGCGGGAGAACGGCTTCACCGATGTCAGGCACGGGCACCGCGTCGGCGCGCTGAAGATCGCCGAGCTGGTCGGCTGGTGTGCCGACGAGGGCATCGAGATGGTCACCGTCTACCTGCTCTCCACCGAGAACCTGCGGCGCGACCCGGAGGAGCTGGAGACGCTCTTCGAAGTCATCACCGACGTGGTCGAGGAGCTCGCCGACCCGGAGCAGGACTGGAGCGTCCGGCTGATCGGCTCGCTCGACGGCTTCCCCGAGCTGATCGCCAAGCGGCTGAACACCGCCGCCGAGCGCACCATCGGCAAGCCGGGCGTGCACGTCAACGTCGCGGTCGGGTACGGCGGCAGGCAGGAGATCACCGACGCGGTGCGCTCCCTGGTGCGCCAGGAGATCGCCGCGGGCGAGACCGGCGAAGACCTGGTGCAGTCGATCACCGTCCCCGCCATCGGCCAGCACCTGTACACCTCCGGCCAGCCCGACCCGGACCTGGTGATCCGCACCTCCGGCGAGCAGCGGCTCTCCGGATTCCTGCTCTGGCAGAGCGCCTACTCGGAGATCTGGTTCACCGAGGCGTACTGGCCGGAATTCCGCCGCGTCGATTTCCTGCGCGCGCTGCGCGATTTCGCCGCGCGGCACCGCCGTTTCGGCATCTGA
- a CDS encoding DUF6932 family protein, whose protein sequence is MGPGRPDRVKAPFTRSGRKLCSSYRAPGGAAGGGAVIPAFNELSGHLPPGRYGCSLGEVRSTLVEAAGFTASRTRSELFGGLIRYLVNWEEVSAKLGFSAPLLRSFWIAGSFASSKVDPCDLDISPVIDGVLADRARGRPGSKMIAKLTQHRDGIKSEYGLEVFPPSLVPCGASASSGRRPGWRPAGVPARSGAARRLVGTLSNRGFRPTLGGELCQSTRLPGGSAVSIRDQFSEFLDGFEPDPDIDEVDDAPASSFLRAAMLDGLRQFDSAASLPGFASIRLVGERFDKGVFDAAAAEIFGLIDREVRAAVPADIAEGLSIGFREVRDGSVVLPLLPFGADTPADGEIEVSGPSPLETALERVIELHDVIERGEQVGPDFSSGLWHRLRLLVDSLDKADAGVEIDLSGHDGRRQVSRLTERGRVNARRLLEPVPQVELSVKAGFLSAVGLQDEFARIQLLHNRRKTEIERIPASIAKALPWDSFLRIQVRTETSADRFGERRRTEHQFIRLMEQEDPIPELDGGM, encoded by the coding sequence GTGGGCCCGGGTCGTCCAGATCGGGTGAAAGCGCCTTTCACCCGATCTGGGCGGAAACTATGCTCGTCGTATCGCGCGCCGGGGGGTGCAGCTGGAGGGGGAGCAGTGATACCTGCGTTCAATGAGCTCAGCGGTCACCTACCGCCGGGCCGATACGGGTGCAGTCTGGGCGAAGTTCGATCCACTTTGGTGGAGGCGGCGGGATTCACCGCTTCCCGGACCCGCTCGGAACTGTTCGGTGGCTTGATTCGATATCTGGTGAATTGGGAAGAAGTGTCCGCCAAGCTGGGGTTTTCCGCACCCCTGCTCCGCTCCTTCTGGATCGCGGGCAGTTTTGCCTCGTCCAAGGTCGACCCGTGTGACCTCGATATCTCCCCGGTCATCGATGGGGTGCTCGCCGATCGCGCCCGCGGCAGACCCGGCTCGAAGATGATCGCCAAGCTCACCCAGCATCGGGACGGCATCAAGAGCGAATATGGTCTGGAGGTGTTCCCCCCTTCGCTGGTTCCCTGTGGTGCATCCGCATCGTCCGGACGCCGACCTGGATGGCGACCAGCAGGCGTACCTGCACGATCGGGGGCGGCTCGACGACTGGTGGGAACGCTGTCGAATCGAGGATTCCGACCTACCCTCGGTGGAGAGCTGTGCCAGTCGACGCGGCTACCTGGAGGTTCGGCTGTGAGTATTCGCGACCAGTTCTCCGAGTTCCTGGACGGGTTCGAACCGGATCCCGACATCGACGAGGTGGACGACGCTCCCGCTTCGTCATTCCTTCGTGCCGCCATGCTGGACGGCCTGCGGCAATTCGACTCGGCTGCCTCCTTGCCCGGCTTCGCCAGCATCAGGCTCGTAGGAGAGCGCTTCGACAAGGGTGTGTTCGACGCAGCCGCGGCCGAGATATTCGGCCTCATCGACCGCGAAGTCCGTGCCGCTGTTCCCGCCGACATCGCCGAGGGGCTGTCGATCGGTTTCCGGGAGGTTCGTGACGGGAGTGTCGTGCTGCCGCTGCTGCCGTTCGGCGCCGACACTCCGGCCGACGGTGAAATCGAGGTATCGGGACCGTCGCCGCTCGAAACAGCCCTGGAACGGGTGATCGAACTGCACGACGTGATCGAGCGGGGCGAGCAGGTCGGCCCCGATTTCTCGTCGGGTCTCTGGCACCGGCTGCGGCTCCTGGTCGACTCCCTCGACAAGGCCGACGCCGGTGTGGAGATCGATCTGTCCGGACACGATGGGCGGCGGCAGGTGTCCCGGTTGACCGAGCGCGGGCGTGTCAATGCGCGTCGTCTGCTCGAACCTGTCCCGCAGGTCGAACTCAGCGTCAAAGCCGGGTTTCTGTCCGCTGTCGGCCTGCAGGACGAGTTCGCCCGAATTCAGCTGCTGCACAACCGGCGTAAGACGGAGATCGAGCGGATACCAGCATCGATCGCGAAGGCGCTGCCGTGGGACTCGTTCCTGCGGATACAGGTGCGGACGGAGACATCCGCAGATCGATTCGGCGAACGCAGGCGCACCGAGCACCAGTTCATTCGGCTGATGGAACAGGAGGACCCTATCCCCGAGCTGGACGGTGGGATGTGA
- a CDS encoding DUF2201 family putative metallopeptidase, protein MIDAKLYSARLLAAQARPYLATVLYALHLVESRRVPTMGVDRYWRCYVSPAFIERTPIPELASVLVHEVSHLIRDHHGRSDRFARAHDLSGPAERLRMNIAADAEINDDAFGDGLIEPSGAVLPALLGLDSGQLMEDYLRQFRLGMLTEAMAWLDCGSGADGLDRGWELGPDGADALGEQEREAARFRVAQSIAGRPGTASRGWRRWADAALHPPQPWRDLLGAAIRAAASAAGAGDDYTYGRPARRSAALPGLVLPSLRRTPPRVAVVIDTSGSVSDADLGSALLETAAIARAAGGRRDLVTVLSCDAAAHIAAPLCRATAIPLIGGGGTDLRTGFTRALRLRPDVIVVLTDGYTPWPSTRPPCRTVVGLFPGRLPSYSEHSDHVPDRPPPWARVVQIG, encoded by the coding sequence GTGATCGACGCGAAGCTCTACTCCGCCCGGCTGCTCGCCGCGCAGGCGCGGCCCTACCTCGCCACCGTGCTGTACGCGCTGCACCTCGTCGAATCGCGCCGGGTGCCGACCATGGGCGTCGACCGGTACTGGCGCTGCTACGTCTCGCCCGCCTTCATCGAGCGCACCCCGATCCCCGAACTGGCCTCGGTGCTGGTGCACGAGGTCTCGCACCTGATCCGCGACCACCACGGCCGCAGCGACCGCTTCGCCCGCGCGCACGACCTCTCCGGCCCGGCCGAGCGGCTCCGGATGAACATCGCCGCCGACGCCGAGATCAACGACGACGCCTTCGGCGACGGGCTGATCGAGCCATCGGGCGCCGTGCTTCCCGCGCTACTGGGGCTGGACAGCGGCCAACTCATGGAGGACTACCTGCGTCAATTCCGCCTCGGCATGCTCACCGAGGCCATGGCCTGGCTGGACTGCGGCAGCGGCGCCGACGGCCTCGACCGCGGTTGGGAACTCGGCCCCGACGGCGCCGACGCGCTCGGCGAACAGGAGCGCGAAGCCGCCCGCTTCCGCGTCGCGCAGAGCATCGCGGGCCGCCCAGGCACCGCCTCGCGCGGCTGGCGCCGCTGGGCCGACGCGGCGCTGCACCCGCCGCAGCCGTGGCGCGACCTGCTCGGCGCCGCCATCCGCGCCGCCGCCTCCGCCGCGGGCGCGGGCGACGACTACACCTACGGCCGCCCCGCCCGCCGCTCCGCCGCACTCCCCGGCCTGGTCCTGCCCAGCCTGCGCCGCACCCCACCCCGCGTCGCCGTCGTCATCGACACCTCCGGCTCGGTCTCCGACGCCGACCTCGGCAGCGCCCTCCTCGAAACCGCCGCCATCGCCCGCGCCGCAGGCGGCCGCCGCGACCTCGTCACCGTCCTCTCCTGCGACGCTGCCGCCCACATCGCCGCCCCCCTCTGCCGCGCCACCGCCATCCCCCTCATCGGCGGCGGCGGCACCGACCTGCGCACCGGCTTCACCCGAGCCCTGCGCCTCCGTCCCGACGTCATCGTCGTCCTCACCGACGGATACACCCCCTGGCCCAGCACCCGCCCGCCCTGCCGCACCGTCGTCGGACTGTTCCCCGGCCGGCTCCCGAGCTACTCCGAGCACTCCGACCACGTCCCCGACCGCCCACCCCCGTGGGCCCGGGTCGTCCAGATCGGGTGA
- the trhA gene encoding PAQR family membrane homeostasis protein TrhA, producing MSETVGTAASPAEELAEAIGKPRLRGWIHTWAVGVAAIAVVALVGFATTVSVTAVLSTLVYGITVCALFGVSAVYHRVTWRTPQTRIRMKRADHSMIFVFIAGSYTPFALLGLPGSTGRTLLAVVWAGALAGVALKLLWPTAPRWVGVPLYLLLGWAVVPVAGQLHAEVGLAPLILLVIGGLIYSAGAVLYATKWPNPWPEVFGHHEFFHAATVLAALAHYAAIWLVLLR from the coding sequence GTGTCCGAAACCGTCGGCACCGCCGCGTCGCCCGCCGAGGAGCTGGCCGAGGCGATCGGCAAGCCGCGGCTGCGCGGCTGGATCCACACCTGGGCCGTCGGTGTCGCCGCCATCGCGGTGGTCGCGCTGGTCGGGTTCGCGACCACGGTCTCGGTGACGGCCGTGCTGTCGACCCTGGTCTACGGCATCACGGTGTGCGCGCTGTTCGGGGTGAGCGCGGTGTACCACCGGGTCACCTGGCGCACGCCGCAGACGCGGATCCGGATGAAGCGCGCGGACCACTCCATGATCTTCGTCTTCATCGCGGGCAGCTACACCCCGTTCGCGCTGCTCGGGCTGCCCGGCTCGACCGGGCGGACGCTGCTCGCCGTGGTCTGGGCGGGCGCGCTGGCCGGGGTCGCGCTGAAACTGCTCTGGCCGACGGCGCCGCGCTGGGTCGGGGTACCGCTCTACCTGCTGCTCGGCTGGGCGGTGGTGCCGGTGGCCGGGCAGCTGCACGCCGAGGTCGGGCTGGCTCCGCTCATCCTGCTGGTCATCGGCGGCCTCATCTACAGCGCGGGCGCCGTCCTCTATGCCACCAAATGGCCGAATCCGTGGCCCGAGGTCTTCGGCCACCACGAGTTCTTCCACGCCGCCACCGTGCTGGCCGCGCTCGCCCACTACGCCGCGATCTGGCTGGTCCTGCTGCGCTGA
- a CDS encoding thioredoxin domain-containing protein: protein MNRLGTATSPYLRQHADNPVHWREWSAEALAEARERDVPILLSIGYASCHWCHVMAHESFEDEATAAQMNAEFVCVKVDREERPDLDAVYMNATVAMTGHGGWPMTCFLAPDGSPFYCGTYYPRVPRGGSPSFTQVLTAITDTWRNRRDEVEQAAAQVTEALRAQATGLPDAGGAIGADLLDHVVSAVSKDEDTAFGGFGGAPKFPPSALLAGLLRSWERTGDPETYALVERTAEAMARGGIYDQLRGGFARYSVDERWLVPHFEKMLYDNAQLLRAYAHLARRELPAEPGSGGRSLAARVTAETAAFLLDDLGTEHGGLASALDADTPVRPGEPGVEGATYVWTPAELVAELGPIEGAWAAAQMGVTTAGTFEHGTSVLTRLAEPDDPERLDRARVLLRDARDHRPQPARDDKVVTAWNGIAITALAEAGAALDVPAWVAAARRCAEFLLRVHVVDGRVLRASLGGAAGASPGVLEDYAWLVTGLLALHQVTGEPEWRTHAEQLLDAAIAHFADPDEPGSWFDTADDAETLVARPRDPVDNATPAGASSLAEALLTAAALAEPENAVRYRELADRTLARGAVVLARAPRSAGQWLTVAEAAFHGPLQIAIAVPPGGDAAELLAAARASAPGGTVIVAGERDSAPLLADRPPVGAEPAAYVCRGTVCDLPVTGAIDLTAALARR from the coding sequence ATGAACCGGCTCGGAACAGCGACCTCGCCATACCTGCGCCAGCATGCCGACAACCCCGTGCACTGGCGGGAGTGGAGCGCCGAGGCGCTGGCGGAGGCGCGGGAGCGGGACGTGCCGATCCTGCTCTCGATCGGCTACGCCTCCTGCCACTGGTGCCACGTGATGGCGCACGAGTCGTTCGAGGACGAGGCGACGGCGGCGCAGATGAACGCGGAGTTCGTGTGCGTGAAGGTGGACCGCGAGGAGCGGCCGGATCTGGACGCCGTCTACATGAACGCGACCGTCGCCATGACCGGGCACGGGGGCTGGCCGATGACCTGTTTCCTGGCCCCGGACGGGTCGCCGTTCTACTGTGGCACCTACTACCCGCGGGTGCCGCGCGGCGGTTCGCCGTCGTTCACGCAGGTGCTCACCGCCATCACCGACACCTGGCGGAACCGGCGCGACGAGGTGGAGCAGGCGGCGGCGCAGGTCACCGAGGCGCTGCGCGCGCAGGCGACCGGGCTGCCGGATGCGGGCGGCGCGATCGGCGCCGACCTGCTCGATCACGTGGTGAGCGCGGTGAGTAAGGACGAGGACACGGCGTTCGGCGGGTTCGGCGGCGCGCCGAAGTTCCCGCCGTCGGCGCTGCTCGCCGGGTTGCTGCGGAGCTGGGAGCGCACCGGCGACCCGGAGACCTACGCCCTGGTCGAGCGGACGGCCGAGGCCATGGCGCGCGGCGGCATCTACGACCAGCTGCGCGGCGGCTTCGCCCGCTACTCGGTGGACGAGCGCTGGCTGGTGCCGCACTTCGAGAAGATGCTCTACGACAACGCGCAGCTGCTGCGCGCCTACGCGCACCTGGCGCGCCGGGAACTCCCGGCCGAGCCGGGCAGCGGCGGGCGGTCGCTCGCCGCGCGGGTGACGGCGGAGACCGCCGCCTTCCTGCTGGACGATCTCGGCACCGAGCACGGCGGGCTCGCCTCCGCGCTGGACGCCGACACCCCGGTGCGCCCCGGCGAGCCCGGCGTCGAGGGCGCCACCTACGTCTGGACCCCCGCCGAACTCGTCGCCGAGCTCGGCCCGATCGAAGGCGCATGGGCCGCTGCGCAAATGGGTGTAACCACGGCGGGCACCTTCGAGCACGGCACCTCGGTCCTCACCCGGCTCGCCGAGCCGGACGACCCGGAGCGGCTCGACCGAGCGCGGGTGCTGCTGCGCGACGCCAGGGACCACCGCCCGCAGCCGGCGCGCGACGACAAGGTGGTCACCGCGTGGAACGGCATCGCGATCACCGCGCTCGCCGAAGCCGGTGCGGCGCTGGATGTTCCGGCGTGGGTGGCGGCGGCGCGGCGCTGCGCCGAGTTCCTGCTGCGGGTGCACGTGGTCGACGGCCGGGTGCTGCGGGCCTCGCTCGGCGGGGCCGCCGGAGCCTCGCCCGGGGTGCTGGAGGATTACGCCTGGCTGGTCACCGGATTGCTGGCGCTGCACCAGGTGACCGGCGAGCCGGAGTGGCGGACGCACGCCGAGCAGCTCCTTGACGCCGCGATCGCGCACTTCGCCGACCCGGACGAGCCGGGCAGCTGGTTCGACACCGCCGACGATGCCGAGACGCTGGTCGCGCGGCCGCGCGACCCGGTCGACAACGCCACCCCGGCGGGGGCGTCGTCGCTGGCCGAGGCGTTGCTCACCGCCGCCGCGCTGGCCGAGCCGGAGAACGCGGTTCGGTACCGGGAGCTGGCGGATCGCACGCTGGCGCGCGGCGCGGTGGTGCTGGCGCGGGCGCCGCGCTCGGCGGGGCAGTGGTTGACGGTGGCGGAGGCGGCGTTCCACGGGCCGCTGCAGATCGCGATCGCCGTCCCGCCCGGCGGGGACGCCGCCGAGCTGCTCGCCGCCGCCCGCGCCTCCGCGCCCGGCGGCACGGTGATCGTCGCGGGCGAACGGGACTCGGCCCCGCTGCTCGCGGACCGCCCGCCGGTCGGCGCCGAGCCCGCCGCCTACGTCTGCCGCGGCACCGTCTGCGACCTCCCCGTCACCGGCGCCATCGACCTGACGGCGGCACTCGCCCGCCGCTGA